The Kribbella amoyensis genomic sequence GGCGCGACCAGGTCCTGGCGAACCAGGACGCGCTCGGAGATCGGTACGGCGGCCGCGATCAGGTCCGCGTGCGAGGTCCCGTCGTACGCCGGGCTGCCGGGCGTCGGGGGATCGAACGGGACGAAGACGTCGCCGTGGTTGTACACCTCGGCGCCGTAGTCGTGGACGCCGTCGGGGACCGGGTCGCGGAAGCGGCCGCCCAACGGCAGCAAGGCGGACGCGATCGTCTCCCGGCCGCCGCGGACCGCGAAGTCGGGTCCGGTGATCGCGAGGTCGCCGGTGCCGGTGCTGATCGCGGCGCCCGCGGACCAGGTGGCCAGCGCCCAGACGACGCCGAGCCAGTGCGGCGGCAACCCGATCGCGACGGTCTCGCTGGGCTCCAGGTCGTACTCGTCGACCAGCAGGTTCGCCGTCTTGGCGACCCAGTTGGCGGTGGTGAGCGCGCTCAGCTCGATCCGTTCGCCGGACGCGTCGTCGTAGTAGGTCAGGAACGGGCTCGCGCCGTCGCGGCGGACGGCGGCGGTGAACAGTTCGGGCAGGGTTCCGGCCATGGCGGCCACCCTACTTTCGATCTCCAACGGCTGGTCCTCAGGCGGGCGACTCCATCCGGCGCCAGTACCCGCAGAAGTAGATCTGGAGTTTCTCCAGGCCCCGCTCGGCCACCAGATGGCGGCGGACCGAGGTGACGAGCGAGGACTCGCCGGCCACCCAGGCGTACGCCCTGCCGGTCGGAAGCGCGGTCTGCCGGAGGCGGCGCAGCAGCAGGTCGCCACCGCCGGGCGGGGTGTCGCCGCGATGCAGCCAGTGCAGCCGGACCCCGGGGTGGCGGGGGATGGCGAGTTCGTCGTCCCGATCGCCGACCTCGACGAACGCCAGCGCCCGCTCGTCCGGGCGGAGCTGCTCGATGATCGCCGCGATCGCCGGCAGCGCGGTCTCGTCGCCGACCAGCAACTGCCACTCGGTGTCGTCCGGCGGGCGGTAGTCGGCGCCGTCGCTCAGGATGCCGAGCACGTCGCCGGGCTGGGCGCTCGCCGCGAACGCCGACCCCGGACCGGTGCCGTGCAGCACGAAGTCGATGCCGAGCCGGCGGGCCGTCGGATCGAAGGCGCGGACGGTGTAGTTCCGCAGGATCGGCCGGATCGCCGGATCCAGCTCCTGCAGCTCCGGCCACCAGCGGTCGGTCTTCGGCAGCACCAGGTCGGCGCCGGGAGCCGGCGGCAGGAAGATCCGGACCAGGTGATCGGGACCGGCGTAGTCGAAGCGGTTCAGCTCCGGAGCCGTGACCGTGACTCGCACCAACTGACGGGTCAGCCGGGTCACCGCGGTGACCCGGGCGGGAAGGGGACGACGCACCAGCTCCATGGCGATTAGGTTAGCCTTGGCTAAGTCGTCGAGTCCATGCCCATCGGGGTCCCGAGGTGTGGGGGCGGCGCGCGAGTAAGGTCAGGCCATGCTGATCCTGGCGGGGCTGGCCTTGATCCTTGCCCTGACTGTTGCCACCGGCTACTTCGTGGCGCAGGAGTTCTCCTACGTCGCGGTCGACCGGAGCCGGCTGCGGGGTCTCGCCGACGCCGGTGATGCCGCCGCGGCCCGGGCGCTCAAGGTGACGTCGCGGTTGTCGTTCGTCCTGTCCGGTGCCCAGGTCGGGATCACGGTCACGGGCCTGCTCGCCGGGTACGCCGCCCAGCCGTACCTGGGCGAGGGGCTGGAGAAGCTGCTCGGGACCGCGGGACTGCCGGCCGGGCTGAGCCTGTCCCTGTCCGTACTCCTGGCGTTGCTGTTGGCAACCATGATCCAGATGGTGCTCGGCGAGCTGGCCCCGAAGAACCTGGCCATCGCCCGGGCCGAGCAGCTCGCGCTCCGGCTGTCCCGGTCCACGCTGCTGTACCTGACCGTGGCCGGGCCGTTGATCCACCTGTTCGACGCCGCCTCGAACCGGATTCTGCGCCGGGTCGGGATCGAGCCGGTCGAGGAGCTGCCGCAGGGCGCGACCGCGCAGGACCTGGACCGGATCATCGCGTCCTCGTACGAGCAGGGCCTGCTCGACCGCGACACCACCCGGCTGCTGGACCGCGGGCTGGACTTCCGCGGCCGGATCGCCGGGGAGGTGATGATTCCCCGCGTCGACGTGGTCACCGTGCACGAAGGCGAGCCGCTGACCCGGGTGGTGGAGCTGCTCGACACCGGGCACAGCCGGTTCCCGGTGATCGCGTCGTCGGTCGACGAGGTGGTCGGCGTGGTCGCGGTCGGCGACGTCGTCGAGGTCGATCCGGACGAGCGCGGGAACCTCACCGTGGGGTCGCTCGCGGCGGCGCCGGTGGTCGTCCCGTTCACGTTGCACCTGCCCGCGGTCCTGGAGCAGCTGCGGACCACGCACCGGCAGCTCGCGATCGTCGTGGACGAGTTCGGCGGGTTCGCCGGGGTGGTGACGCTGGAGGACATCGCCGAGGAGCTGGTCGGCGAGATCCGGGACGAGGACGACCTGCCCGAGGCCGACCTGGTCGCGAACGCCGACGGCAGCTGGACGGTCCCGGGCCGGTGGCGGCTGGACCAGGTCGAGGAGGCGATCGGGATCACGCTGCCGGACGACGAGGACTACGACACCGTCTCGGGTCTGGTGATGGCCCAGCTCGGCCGGCTGCCGGTGGTCACCGACGAACTGGTGATCCGGCTGCCACCACGGATCGGCCATGACGGCCGGCCGGTCCCGGTCGAGCGAGTACGGCTGAAGGTCCAGACCGTCGAACGGCACGTCGCCGGTCTCGTCGTGGTGGAGCGGCTGGCATGAGTACGCCCGTCGCGTTGCTGATCTCGGTCCTGTTGCTGGCCTGCAACGGGTTCTTCGTCGCGGCCGAGTTCGCGCTGGTCGCGGCCAAGCGGCATCGGCTGGAGCAGGCGGCCGCGTCCGGTAGCCGGTCCGCGCGGGCCGCGATCGCGGGCGTGAGCGAGTTGTCGTTGATGCTCGCCGGCGCCCAGCTCGGCGTCACCCTGTGCACACTGGGACTCGGTTCGTTGTCGGAGCCGGCGGTGGCGCATCTGCTGCACCCGCTGTTCGAGCTGATCGGCCTGCCGGAGAGCGCGGGGCACGTGATCTCGCTGATCATCGCGGTGGCCGGGATCGGGCTGCTGCACGTCCTGCTCGGCGAGATGGCGCCGAAATCGTGGGCGATCAGCGACCCCGAGCGGGCCGCGTTGCTGCTGGCGTTGCCGTTCCGGGCGTTCACCTGGCTGCTCCGGCCGCTGCTGATCGTCCTGAACTGGCTGGCGAACGGCGTCGTCCGCGCGCTCAAGGTGACCCCGCAGAACGAGATCGCCAACGCGCACGGGCCCGAGGAACTGCGGCTGCTGATCGAGTCGTCCCGCGAGCACGGCACCCTCGAAGCACCCGAGCACGCGCTGCTGACGGCGATGCTGGCCCTGCAGAACACCACGGTCGAGCAGGTGATGACGCCGATCGGCGAGCTCGCGACGGTACCGGCCGAGGCGACCGCGCGGGAGGTCGAGCGAGCCAGCCGGCAGCAGGGCCGGTCCCGGCTGGCCGTGGTCGCGCCGGGCACCTCGATGATCTGCGGCATCGTGCACGTCCGGGACGCGGTCCGCGCGACGACGGGCGGCGGCCAGACGCTGCGGACCGCCGACCTGATGACCGAGCCGCTACGGCTGCCGTCGACGACGCCGGTGGCCGCCGCGATCCGGGTGATGCGGGAGAAGCGGTCCCAGCTCGCCGTGGTCGAGGACGCCGGGCACGCGGTCGGCGTGGTCGCGCTGGAGGATCTGCTGGAGGAGGTGATCGGTGAGTTCGACGACGAGACCGACCCGATCGTCTCGGCCGCTCGCCGCCCGATCCCGCCGCCGCCCGAAGGCTGATCGACCACTGGTGTGGCGTTCCCACCCCGACGTCCTACCGTTGTCGCAGGAGCAGCAGTACCGTCCCGTGTCCGGAGGAGAGCCACCGTGCCTGTCAGTCGTCTCGGCCTGGTCGTCCACGAGGGCCGTCCGGTCGCCGTCCAGACCGCGAAGACCGTCCGTACCTGGTGCGAGCGCAACGGCATCGGCTGGACCGACATCGACGTGTGGAAGGAACACGGGACCCGCCGTGGCGGCATGGACGAGATGCACCACGCCGGCAACCCGGACCTGGTGGTCACCCTCGGCGGCGACGGGACGTTCCTGCGGGGTGCCCGGATCGCGGCCAAGAACGACGCGGCCGTCCTCGGCGTCGACCTCGGCAAGGTCGGCTTTCTGACCGAGGTCGCCTGCCGCGACGTGGAGGAGGCGCTGGACGCGGTCCACCAGGACAGCGCGACGATCGAGCAGCGGATGACGCTGACGATGCGCGCGTCCCGGCCGCTGGAGATCCCGGCCGGTATCGAGTCGCTGCTCCGGTACGGCCACGGTCCCGCCCTCCCGCCGCCCCCGGTCCGGACCGAGATGGAGGGCAACGGCTGGGGCGTGGCGCTCGACGTGACCGCGCTGAACGACGTGGTGCTGGAGAAGCTCTCCCGGGACCACCAGGTCGCGCTCGGCGTGTACCTGTCCGGCCGGCTGCTCGCCTCGTACTCCGCCGACGCCGTCATCGTGGCCACGCCCACCGGCAGTACGGCGTACTCCTTCGCGGCCGGTGGACCGATCCTCTCGCCGAACACCCAGGGCATCGTCTTCACCCCGGTCGCCCCGCACATGACCTTCAACCGCAGCGTGGTCGCCGCCCCGGACGAACCCGTCGCCCTCCGCGTCCTGCCGCACTCCGGCCAGGCCGCGGTCAGCATCGACGGCCAGCTCCGCGGCGTCCTCGACCCCGGCGACTGGATCGGCGTCTACGGCTCCCGCCGCCCGCTGCGCCTGGTCCGCCTCCGCCCCACCGACTTCTACGGCCGCGTCCGTGACCGCTTCCGCCTCACCGACGCCCCTGCCACCGCCGTCGACGGCGAATCCGAAACCTTCTGGCGAGCCGACACCCCCGTCCCGGAAGACCTCGCCCACCTCCGCCTCGCCCCAGAGGCCCAAGCCCCCGAAATCCCACCGGACCCGGCCTGCGAGACCTGACGAACCAGGCCCGCGAACCCCTACCCGGTAGGGTTCGTCTCCATGCGAAACGTGGTGATCCTGGCCGGTGGTTCGGGGACGCGGTTGTGGCCGTTGTCCCGGGCCGACAAGCCCAAGCAGGTGTTGCCGCTCGCGGCGGGGAACTCCTTGCTCCGGGTGGCGTACAACCGGCTGCGGGGACTGGTCGATCCCGCGAACATCTACGTGTGTACGGTCGCCGCGCACACCGACCTGGTCCGCGAGCAACTGCCCGAACTCGGTGAGCACAACATCATCGGCGAGCCGGTCGGCCGGGACACCGCGAACGCGGTCGGTCTCGCCTCCGCCGTGGTGGCCCGCAACGACCCGGACGCGGTGCTCGCGATCGTCGGGTCGGACCACCTGATCACGCCCGAGGCCGAGTTCCGGGCCGCGATCGAGAGCGGGTTCGAGCTGGTGGAAGGCCGGCCCCGATCGCTGGTGACGTTCGGGATCGAGCCGACCCACCCGCACACCGGTCTCGGGTACGTCGAACGGGGCGCGGCGATCGAGGGCACCGGGGCCTACGTGGTGGACCGGTTCCGGGAGAAGCCGGACCGGGCGACCGCGGAGGAGTACCTGGCCACCGGGCGGTTCTGGTGGAACTCCGGCATGTTCGTCTGGCGGGCCGAGACCGTGCTGAGCGTGCTCGACGAGCTGCTGCCCGAGTCGGCCGCCCAGCTCCGCCAGGTCGCGTCCGTCTGGGACACCCCGGAGCGCGACGCCACGCTGGCGAAGATCTACCCGGAGCTGCGCAAGATCAGCGTCGACTACGCGGTGATGGAGCCGGCCTCACAGGGCAAGGTGGACGCCGACGTGGTGGTCGT encodes the following:
- a CDS encoding TIGR03089 family protein; this translates as MAGTLPELFTAAVRRDGASPFLTYYDDASGERIELSALTTANWVAKTANLLVDEYDLEPSETVAIGLPPHWLGVVWALATWSAGAAISTGTGDLAITGPDFAVRGGRETIASALLPLGGRFRDPVPDGVHDYGAEVYNHGDVFVPFDPPTPGSPAYDGTSHADLIAAAVPISERVLVRQDLVAPAGIGLLVGVIAGGGSIVLCRNLAEDKLERRIADEKVDRVVED
- a CDS encoding NAD(+)/NADH kinase; this translates as MPVSRLGLVVHEGRPVAVQTAKTVRTWCERNGIGWTDIDVWKEHGTRRGGMDEMHHAGNPDLVVTLGGDGTFLRGARIAAKNDAAVLGVDLGKVGFLTEVACRDVEEALDAVHQDSATIEQRMTLTMRASRPLEIPAGIESLLRYGHGPALPPPPVRTEMEGNGWGVALDVTALNDVVLEKLSRDHQVALGVYLSGRLLASYSADAVIVATPTGSTAYSFAAGGPILSPNTQGIVFTPVAPHMTFNRSVVAAPDEPVALRVLPHSGQAAVSIDGQLRGVLDPGDWIGVYGSRRPLRLVRLRPTDFYGRVRDRFRLTDAPATAVDGESETFWRADTPVPEDLAHLRLAPEAQAPEIPPDPACET
- a CDS encoding mannose-1-phosphate guanylyltransferase — its product is MRNVVILAGGSGTRLWPLSRADKPKQVLPLAAGNSLLRVAYNRLRGLVDPANIYVCTVAAHTDLVREQLPELGEHNIIGEPVGRDTANAVGLASAVVARNDPDAVLAIVGSDHLITPEAEFRAAIESGFELVEGRPRSLVTFGIEPTHPHTGLGYVERGAAIEGTGAYVVDRFREKPDRATAEEYLATGRFWWNSGMFVWRAETVLSVLDELLPESAAQLRQVASVWDTPERDATLAKIYPELRKISVDYAVMEPASQGKVDADVVVVPMPVHWLDVGSWAALAGTYEVDAKGNRHDDSVLSCLLDSHDNIIVTDDPDHLIAAVGLRGHIIVHTHDVTMVCPLADGERVKDLVAQVVSDHSERYT
- a CDS encoding hemolysin family protein encodes the protein MSTPVALLISVLLLACNGFFVAAEFALVAAKRHRLEQAAASGSRSARAAIAGVSELSLMLAGAQLGVTLCTLGLGSLSEPAVAHLLHPLFELIGLPESAGHVISLIIAVAGIGLLHVLLGEMAPKSWAISDPERAALLLALPFRAFTWLLRPLLIVLNWLANGVVRALKVTPQNEIANAHGPEELRLLIESSREHGTLEAPEHALLTAMLALQNTTVEQVMTPIGELATVPAEATAREVERASRQQGRSRLAVVAPGTSMICGIVHVRDAVRATTGGGQTLRTADLMTEPLRLPSTTPVAAAIRVMREKRSQLAVVEDAGHAVGVVALEDLLEEVIGEFDDETDPIVSAARRPIPPPPEG
- a CDS encoding hemolysin family protein, with protein sequence MLILAGLALILALTVATGYFVAQEFSYVAVDRSRLRGLADAGDAAAARALKVTSRLSFVLSGAQVGITVTGLLAGYAAQPYLGEGLEKLLGTAGLPAGLSLSLSVLLALLLATMIQMVLGELAPKNLAIARAEQLALRLSRSTLLYLTVAGPLIHLFDAASNRILRRVGIEPVEELPQGATAQDLDRIIASSYEQGLLDRDTTRLLDRGLDFRGRIAGEVMIPRVDVVTVHEGEPLTRVVELLDTGHSRFPVIASSVDEVVGVVAVGDVVEVDPDERGNLTVGSLAAAPVVVPFTLHLPAVLEQLRTTHRQLAIVVDEFGGFAGVVTLEDIAEELVGEIRDEDDLPEADLVANADGSWTVPGRWRLDQVEEAIGITLPDDEDYDTVSGLVMAQLGRLPVVTDELVIRLPPRIGHDGRPVPVERVRLKVQTVERHVAGLVVVERLA
- a CDS encoding siderophore-interacting protein; translated protein: MELVRRPLPARVTAVTRLTRQLVRVTVTAPELNRFDYAGPDHLVRIFLPPAPGADLVLPKTDRWWPELQELDPAIRPILRNYTVRAFDPTARRLGIDFVLHGTGPGSAFAASAQPGDVLGILSDGADYRPPDDTEWQLLVGDETALPAIAAIIEQLRPDERALAFVEVGDRDDELAIPRHPGVRLHWLHRGDTPPGGGDLLLRRLRQTALPTGRAYAWVAGESSLVTSVRRHLVAERGLEKLQIYFCGYWRRMESPA